In Anoplopoma fimbria isolate UVic2021 breed Golden Eagle Sablefish chromosome 12, Afim_UVic_2022, whole genome shotgun sequence, one DNA window encodes the following:
- the LOC129100229 gene encoding thyrotropin-releasing hormone receptor-like has protein sequence MVNNTTIFQDVTQVLNLTEIPLNPLEEQVITIFLTMLICIIGIAGNIMVVLVVLRTKHMVTPTNCYLVSLAVADLIVLLAAGLPNISDVVAFWIYGYTGCLCITYLQYLGINVSSCSITAFTIERYIAICHSIKAQFICTVSRAKRIIAAVWIFTSLYCIMWFFLVDTDETVYTNGVVVTCGYRVSRNYYMPIYFLDFTLFYVIPLVLATVLYGLIARILFMSPLPLHLNDGGGSVHQGQSNSTNKACKGAFSARKQITKMLAVVVVLFAVLWMPYRTLVVVNSFIDPPYHNTWFLLFCRMCIYTNSAINPIIYNLMSQKFRVAFKKLCKCNWRNKGKAAEYNVPMCYSVIKDSSHESNEVTEQEEVSGKPNRRCNETDDDATTFSIS, from the exons ATGGTGAACAACACGACCATCTTTCAAGATGTCACTCAGGTTTTAAATCTGACAGAAATACCTCTGAACCCTCTAGAAGAGCAGGTCATAACAATATTTCTAACAATGCTCATCTGTATAATTGGGATTgctgggaacatcatggtggtGCTGGTCGTGCTGCGCACCAAACACATGGTGACCCCGACCAACTGCTACCTCGTCAGTCTGGCTGTGGCAGACCTCATTGTGCTCCTGGCTGCGGGGCTGCCTAATATCTCTGATGTTGTAGCCTTCTGGATATACGGATACACGGGATGCTTGTGCATAACTTATCTTCAGTACCTGGGCATCAACGTGTCCTCCTGCTCCATCACGGCCTTCACCATCGAACGCTACATCGCTATCTGTCACTCCATAAAGGCACAATTCATATGCACTGTTTCCCGGGCCAAGAGGATCATAGCTGCAGTCTGGATCTTCACCTCCCTCTACTGCATTATGTGGTTCTTCTTAGTGGACACAGATGAAACCGTCTACACCAACGGGGTGGTCGTCACATGTGGCTATCGCGTCTCCAGGAACTACTACATGCCAATCTATTTCCTGGACTTCACTTTGTTCTATGTGATCCCCCTCGTTTTGGCCACTGTGCTTTACGGTCTCATCGCCAGGATTTTGTTCATGAGCCCTCTGCCTTTGCACCTGAACGACGGAGGAGGGTCGGTTCACCAGGGTCAATCCAACAGCACTAACAAGGCCTGTAAAGGTGCATTCTCTGCAAGGAAACAG ATAACAAAGATGCTGGCTGTGGTGGTTGTCCTCTTCGCCGTGCTCTGGATGCCTTATCGGACACTGGTGGTGGTCAACTCCTTTATCGACCCGCCTTACCACAACACCTGGTTCCTGCTCTTCTGTCGCATGTGCATCTACACCAACAGTGCCATCAACCCCATCATTTACAACCTCATGTCTCAGAAGTTTCGTGTTGCGTTCAAAAAGCTCTGCAAGTGCAACTGGCGAAACAAAGGGAAGGCGGCAGAGTACAATGTGCCGATGTGTTACAGCGTGATAAAGGATTCATCCCATGAGAGCAATGAGGTcacagagcaggaggaggtgagcGGCAAACCCAACAGGAGGTGCAACGAAACGGATGATGACGCGACCACTTTCAGCATTTCTTAA